ATTTTTTGGCTGATTTTAGCTTTTTTCATTATTAAAATTTTTAATTTTTTTGAATTACAAAACAATATTAAATTCAGCCTATAATTTCATTTTAGTTTTATTTTTTTGATTGCCAAAATCGATCTTTGCCTTCTGCTATCCATTCTAGAGACTGATCAATTCGTTTTTGCAGTGTGCCTTCCGTTTTTGCATCTGCAAGCCAAATGATATAGTTCTTGCGAAATGAAGGCGATTTGCTTTCGAAAATTTCGGTTGCTTTTTTGTCATTTTTTAATGCATCAAGAAATGCTTTTGGCGCAGTAACTTCAACTGTTGATTTCTCTTTTATAGGTTTAGGTTTTGCAATACTGTTAGCATTTAGTTCCATTGCTTCTCTGATATATGTAACTAATATTTTCTCGTTGGGCAATTCAGTTATGTCTTTTAATTTGTCCATGTATCCAAACTTTTTTCCTGCTTTTACGCTATCTTGAATGGTTTTATCTTTCATTAATTCTGCTTTATAAAGACTAAACGAACAATGTTGCTTAAAACCTCCCATCATACACAAATGGTCACCTTTGTATGAATAATGAGGTGTTCCCCATTTTATACTTTCTTGCACATCAGGACAGGTGCTATATATTATTTCTCTTAAGCGGTTAAGTATAGGCTTTGCAAAATCTGCCATTTTATCGATATAGGCAGTAACTTCTTTATTGTAATTTTCCATTGTATAAGGGATTTAATTTATGGTAAGAAAGACTAAAACTTCTGTTAGCGGTTCGTTATTTTTTATTCCACCAACTCTTGATAAACTCCTCTTTCAAGTTTTATATTTAGGCGTTGATAAAATTCAGTAGGATTGAAATGTGCTCTTTTGAATTCAGCTTGAATCATTGATTTTGCATTGTCCAAGTATTCTTGATTCTCCCAAGTCGCGATGGTTAGTATTGTCAAGTTGCCTAATGTGTCAGTTTGTTCAAAGGCTTCTCCGTTTATATAACCTGCAAGTGTTTTGATAAAAGTTCTGTTATAATTCGCTTTTTGTTTGAACTCATTGACAGAGCTTTTGGGAACATAAAATTTGTCGATAAAATAAACTGTGTTTGTTGTTGTATCTTGGTTTTCCATTTCGGTTGCATTTGATTTTTTTACGCTAGTTTTTTCTTTTTGTCCATAGATTTTAGATTGTGTAAAGAGCAATACCAGAACTATGATAAATGATAAGTTGCAATATGATTTCATTGTCTTAATTTTTTTGATTATTACTATTGTAAAATTCTCAAAATCAAAAACTAAATCCTTGTAAAAAATCATTGAATTACCAAAAGGAATTTATTTTATAAAAATCAGTTGGACTTTGCCCAGTAAATAATTTAAAATCTTTATTAAAATGGGGTTGGTCATAATATCCAGTTTCAAAAACCCTTTCAAGTAAATTTATATCACCTTGTTTTGCGAGCGAAGATAACTTTACAATTGTCGAATATTTTTTTGGTGTTGTTCCAACAGTTTTTCTGAACCTTTTTTCAAATGCATCATTACTTATGTATAATGATTTTGCCAGTTCAGTAATTTTCAAACTTCCTTTTGTAGAATTGATTTTGTCAATTGCTGCTGTTATTAAGTCATCTCTTCCTTTTACTTCTAGTTTTGATAATAGAAAATTTTCGATTATTGAAATTTTTTGTTCAATTCCTTGATTTTCAAATAACAGAGATTCAATCTGATGAATTTCTTTCTGATTGAAAAAATTGTCAAGCGAAACCGTTTTTTCGAATAATTCGTGAGCCGGCATTTTTGAAAAAGCAGAAATTCCTGTTTCCGTAAATAATATAATAATGGCAGAAGTATTTTCAGAATAATTGATAAGTCTTACAGATTTTCTTAATCCTGAAATTGTAGATGATGGTAAGGACTCACAATTATTATCGGATATATAACTTATCTGCCCATTAATTCGAAACGAAATTGCAAGAGAAGTCATCGGTAAGACCCTATTTATTATTTCATTCCCGCTTTCAATAAGTCTGAATGTTTTTATATAAGGTCTTAAAATTACTTTTGGTTTATAGTCTGTAACTTTCATTATATAAAGGGTTTATAACGTATTGTAATTTGCAGTGACGCCTAATTCGTGTATATTCCGATATCATAAAAGGCGTCTTTAATATTCAAAAATTAGGGTAACGTTCTATTATTTTGCTAAATTATAAATAAATAATTACAAATTATTAAATAGTTTTTTGATTTGTTTGATGTAGAATATTTTAAATCAGATGTTTAAAAAAAACTTCAAAAAAATTGCGAAACCGAAAAGTTGCATGTATATTTGCAACCAATTGGTTTCGTAAAAAAAAGAAAAGGAAATGAGGAGAGATATATTTCAGGCGATAGCCGATCCCACAAGGAGAGCAATTATTACGCTCATTGCATTACAGGCTATGACGCCAAATGCGATTGCAGAACATTTTGATACAACACGACAGGCAGTTTCAAAACATTTAAAAATATTAGCAGAATGCGAGCTGGTAAAACAAGAACAGCAAGGACGAGAAATTTATTATAGTCTTGAAATAGACAAAATGAAGGAAATAGACAAATGGTTGGAGCAATTCAAAAAGATTTGGGAAACTCGTTTTAACCAATTGGATGATTTATTATTAACAATTAAAAACACGAAAAAGTGATGAACAGCAATTTACAATTCGACTTTCTTGTAGACAAGGAGAAGAATACGATTACAGTAAGAAGAGAATTCCTTGCCGACCAACAATTAGTTTGGGATTGTTATACAAAAAAGGAACTCCTGGATCAATGGTTTGCACCAAAACCACTAACGACCAAAACCAAAGTAATGGACTTTAGTAATGGTGGTCAATGGCATTATGCAATGATAGAACCTAATGGAACTGAATATTGGGGTTTGACTACCTATCTTGAAATAAAGCCAATTGAATATTACAAAGCATTAGATGCATTTTGTAATGAAGCTGGGGAAATTAATTCTGATTTTCCACAGGCAAAGTGGCTGGTTAGCTTTGCAAGTAAAAAAGAAAACACAGTTGTTGAAACTATTGTTACCTACGATTCACTTCAAGATTTAGAAGCAGTGATCCAAATGGGAATGAAAGACGGATTGACTTCAACACTTGAAAGATTAGACGATTTATTATTAACTTTAAAATAAAAGTAATGAATACTAATCTGACATTCGATTTTACTGTGAACAAAGAAACGAATACAGTTCATGTAAAAAAAGAATTCGCAGCTGGTTTGGCGTTGGTTTGGGACGCTTATACCAAACCAGAATTGCTTGATCAATGGTGGGGGCCAAAACCTTGGTTTACCAAAACCAAATCAATGGAATTCATAGAAGGTGGGCGAAGGTTATATGCTATGTGTGGACCAGAAGGGCAAGAACATTGGGCATTGGCCGATTTTACTTCTATCTCTCCTAAAACTAATTTTAAGTTTTTGAGTGGTTTTTGTGATAAAGACGGTAATATAAATAAAGAAATGCCACGTTCTGTGTGGAATATTGATTTTGTTGATAAAGAAAATACTACTTTTGTAGATATTGCGATTAAACACGAAACATTAGCCAATTTGGAACAACTACTTGTTATGGGCTTCAAAGAAGGATTTACCATAGCTTTAAATGGATTGGATAAATTATTTGCTAACACTTAAAAATCAGATACTAATGAAAAACAAAATCTTCTTCGTTTTGAGTCTTTTATTCGGACTTCTATTTATCAATGCAGGACTCAACAAGTTCTTTTATTATATGCCAATGCCAGCGAATTTGCCTGAAAAAATGCAAAAAGCAATGGCTGCATTTACCGAAATAGGTTGGATTATGCCACTTACTGGTGCGGTCGAAGTTTTGGGAGGATTGTTAATTATCATTCCAAAGACTAGAGCATTAGGAGCTATCATGATATTACCAGTTATGGTTGGAATTCTTTTAACGAATATTGTGCAGGACACTAGCGGTTTGCCTTTTGCTGCGGTCTTATTTATTATTTTGATTTCAATAATGCTTCAAAATAAAGAAAAGTATTCGCCTTTGTTTAAATAGAAATCAATTTAAAAATGCCATAAGAAAGCCCTAAACATTATAAAAAATGTTTAGGGCTTTTTATTTTATTGACTACCAATGTGAAAATTATATAATTAATTCTAAAAGTTTTATAAAATAGTAAAATAGGGGATTTATAAATTTGGAATATCATTAAAACGCAAGTTGAAATTAGTAAAATGCATTTTATAATTTAAAATAAAGTAGTATGCCTTGGTCCTATAAAGATTATCCGCCAGCGATGAAAAATCTTCCAACCAAAGTTCGTCACAAAGCTATTGAAATAGCCAATGCAATATTAGTAGATGGAAAATTGGACGAAGGTGCTGCTATAGCTATCGGTATTAGCAAAGCTAATGACGTGATGACTGATGGAACAAAGAAAAAGTGATTTCAAAAAATAAATTCTAAAATAAATCTAAAAGATATGGGGGGTATCTATGATTAATTGCATCTAGGAATTTATGAATTGAAATGGCTAAATACCATCAATAATCAAAGCCAAGTAGGTATGGCTTTGATTAGGATGCAAAATGATGACTTGTACTTAACAAGTCAATAAAAAAGGGTTAGAGTATTATATTCTAACCCTTTTTACTATTAAAAATTTTAAGTAATCGAATTGTTGAGATTTGGTTTGTACTAAAATTATAAAAATTATGAAACTTTATACAAAAATTATATAACGCTATTTGTGAGTGTATTACGAAATTTGAATATGTCAAAAATGAAAAATAAAATCATTTTATAATTCCTTTTAAGAGTGAAAAAAACTGAGATCTATTCTAAAATCCATTAAAAATGAAAAGTATATACTTGAAGGCTGGAAAAACACAAGATGTTTTTAATGATTTGAAAGATAATTTCAATGGTATATTAACACTATGTAATGATGAATTCAATTTGGTAGTAGAGTCTTACTTTGCCAGAGGAAACATTAAGGGAATAACATTTCCTGATGGAATGACCTTTCTAGAATTTGATATGATTTTTCATGATGATGTTAGACTAAGTATGGAATTATTGAAAACATCACCTATTTTCTTTGCATACTGTTCTCAAGGAACTATTCAACATAGTTTTGGTGAGCAAGGGGAAAGAAAAAGCATTAAGAAACAGCATACAGGTATTCTTAAGAGTGCATCTAGTGTTAATAGTATACTACATTTTGCAAAACATACTCCGACTAAATTTTATGTAATTGAAATAGGTATTGATGTTGTTAATAGTCAAAATGCAGAATTAATTAAGAAATTAAAAAATACATTTTTCCAAACAAAAGAGAATTATTTGGATATAAGCTATCAAAGTCTAAAAATCACTCAGAAAATTGAAGAATTGAATATGTTGATTCAAAAAGGTAATGTTGGGAAATTATTAAAAAATCAAATCCTGGAGGATATTATAGAATTGGAAATAGGGAAAAATACGGATGTATTTACTGAAGTAGCGCAGAGAATAAACTCTTTTAGATTAAAACAAATTGATGAAATAGAAAGAGTATTAAATTTTGTTATAGATGTTACTTTTGAATTATTCACCAGTGATTTTATTATCCAAAAAGCAAGATTATTTGTAAATAATATGCAAAAAGAATTCAAATTGATATTTAATAGAACAGTACATCATTTTCTAATTTATTTCAGAATTGAAAGAGGAAGAATTTAATTTGAGTTAGCTGGAACAGCACGAAATATATAGAGAAAACAGCTTCTTCAAGCTGTTTTTTTATTTTTATGAAACACAGTAATAACTCGATTTTAATAAAAGAGAGGATTATGCGAACTGTAGAATCAATATTTTTAACAAGACTAAATATTTTCCTTAAAAAATAATTAAACTCAAATTCAACTAAATTATTTTAAAAATCAGAATTAATTCAAAATTGATTCTGTAATTTGGATTGGTTTTTAAATAATTAAAAATGAAATGTCTTAATCTCTTTGGTATATTTTTATTTGCCCAATGTGTAATAGCTCAAAACAATGTATCCGATACTATTGTTTTAAAAGATACGGTACAAAATTTAAAGTTTAATTACAAACAATTAATTATTCCGACTGTATTAATTGGTTATGGATTTATTGGTCTTAATAGTGATCAGCTCAAGAGTTTTAATTCCGAGGTTAAAGAAGAGGTTAATGAGCATATTGACGAAAAAGTTACGATTGATGATTTTATGCAATATGCTCCAGCTGCTTCGGTTTATGTTTTAAATGCTTGTGGTGATGCGGGAAAAAATAATCTTAAAGACAGATCGATTATTTTGGCTAGTTCTTATCTTATGATGAGTGTTGCAGTTCTAGCTTTAAAAGATATTACTAAAGAAGAAAGGCCAGATGGCTCTTCCAACAATTCTTTTCCTTCGGGACATACGGCAACTGCTTTTGCTGGAGCCGAGTTTCTTTGGCAGGAATACAAAGACAAATCTATTTGGTACGGAGTAAGCGGTTATATTGTGGCTACAGCAACAGGTGTTTTTAGAGTTGTAAATAATAGGCATTGGGTTACAGATGTGGTTGCAGGAGCAGGAATTGGAATTCTAAGTACTAAGGTTGCTTATTGGATTTATCCTTATGTAAACAGAAAAATTTTTACTTCTAATAAAACTAAAGAAAATAAAGTTTCTTCGATGATTATGCCGTATTACAATGGTAAACAAATGGGATGCGGGTTAGTAATGCAATTTTAAAAGTGCATATAATTTCCTTTATTCTGTAAATGATATCATTTTATAGGATATGATATGATGTTAAAACATATAAGTCATGTAAGTTTTTAATTTGGATAAAATCAAATAAAAACATAGTTCATTTAAGTAAAACCAATAGCTTTATAAAGAGAGTTACTAACTTATATCCTCTTTTAATTACTATTTGATAATCTACTTCCTTTTTTAGCTTATATGACTTATATGTTTAAAATTATAGCTCTAAATCAAAATGCATAAAGTGTTTTTCATTTTTATAAATCAAAGCCAATAAAGTTGGTAATACGATTAAGAGCAAAGGAAGAGCAATAATAAAACCTCCAATAACTGCTATCGCAAGTGGTTGATGCAATTCAGAGCCAGTTCCCATTCCAATAGCCAAAGGCAACAAGGCAATTATAGCTCCTAAAGCTGTCATTAATTTGGGTCTCAATCGGGTGGAAATCGAATAGATTATAGATTCGTTTACATTTCTGGTCAATTTAAAGGTTTCTCTAAATTGTAAAAAGGTAAATATGGCATTTTCGCTTATAATTCCAACAATCATAATAATTCCTGTGTAGCTTCCCACGTTTAAAGGAGTCTGAGTTATAAAAAGTAAAAGATAACTACCAGAAATTCCTAAAATCGAAATCAAAAGAATCACCAAAGCAATACGAACATCTCGGAATAGAAATAAAATCACACCAAAAACCAATAAAGAAGAACTAATTAAAATTATCAACAATTCTTTAAAGGATTGTTGCTGTTCTTTGTAAGCTCCAGCATATTCGACATAATAACCACTTGGTAAATGAATCTCATCAGTTACCTTTTGCTGAATTTCCTGCATTACACTTCCTAAATCTCTATTGTCCAACCTCCCAGTAATCACTCCCATCATTTGTAAATTTTCACGCTGAATTTCAGCAATTCCTTTTTGAACAGAAATATCAACCAAACTGGAAATCGGTACAACTTGTCCATTAGGTAAGAACAATTGCAATTTTTTTATATCAGCCAATGTTCGGTTTTTAGAATTTGTATAGATCAATCTTATGGGAGTTGTTTGCTCATTTTCTAACAAACTACCCACAACATTTCCTTCGAGTGCCGTTTGCATTTGAAATTGTAAATCAGTAGGTGTAATTCCGAATTGTGCCAATTTTGTATAATTGGGTTCAATATTTATTGCAGGTCCCGCCAAAACGATTCCATCAAAAACGTCTGCGGTTCCTTCTACATTTTCAACAATTGCATTTACTTTTTTTGCTATTTTTTGTAATTCTGCCTGACTCGTTCCATAAATTTTCACTTCAATTGGCGAAACAGAACTCATCAAATCGCCAAGCATATCTCCAATTACCTGACCGAAATCAATTCGCAAAGCAGGTTGTGTAGCTTCAACTTTTTGACGAATTTCATCTATAACATCATTACTGGTTTTTGTTCTCTCTTTCTTTAATTGAATTAAATAATCACCGCTATTTGGTTCGGTAATAAAAAATCCCATTTGAGTTCCTGTTCGGCGACTATAGGCTTCCACTTCTGGAATTTGTACTATGATTTTTTCTACTTCTTTCAGCATTCTGTCGGTTTCTTCCAATGAAGTCCCTGGTGGACTCTCATAATCCAAAACAATGCTGCCTTCATCCATTTCGGGTAAAAAACCAGTTTCAAGATTGGGAAGAATTAGTATAATAGAAAGAATCAAAATGAGACAAAATCCAATACTGATAATGGGTTTGGCTATAAAATAAGCCACCCAATTCTGAGTTTTTACTTCATGAATTGGTTCTGTCTCTTTAGTAATAGTTGATTTTTTTTCATTTTTAGAAAGCACTAAATAAACAACAGGTAACAATAACCAGGTAACAAAAAAAGAACATACCAAAGTAATTATCATTGTATCTGTAAGTACTTTGAAATAAGAGCCTGCCACGCCACTCATCAATACAAAAGGAATAAAAATAACGATGGTACTTATTGATGAACCAACCATTGCCAGAAATAAATACCGAATTGCCTTTTGCAAAAGCGAAGTTGTTGGTTCTTCTGGATGTTCTTCGTGCGTTCTGTGAATTTGTTCGACAACAACAATCGCATCGTCAATAATTAAACCCAAAGCAGCAGCAATTGCTCCCAAAGTCATGATGTTAAACGTTTGCCCAGTCAGGTACAAAACAATAAGTGTTAATCCCAAAGTAACTGGGATAATAATTAAAATTGTGACACTGGCTTTTGCTGATTTCAAAAATAAAACAGCTACAATTATCGCTAATAATAACCCGATGAGTAAACTATCTGTGACACTTTTTACAGCATCATTTACAAAACTAGCTTGTTCATAATAAGGTTTAATTTTGATGGTTGACGGCAGAATTTTTTTTAAAGCTTCCACTTTTTTATTCATCTCATCGGTAAGAGTAATCAAATTCGAATTTGGTTGTTTGATCACCGCAATTAGTATGCTTTCTTTACCATTTGCATTGACTTTTATGTATTCTTTAGCTTCCCGAATTTCAACGCTGCAAATATCTTTTAGCGTTACAATTCCTTTACCATTATTGAGAATAACAAGGTTTTCGAGTTCTTCTTTTTTATCAACCTGAGCATTGGTAATGGTGAGATACAAATAGCGATAGTCTGATAAATACCCATTTGATTTTATAAAATTGGTTTGACTCATCACTTGAGTAATTGTATTTGGACTAATGCCAAGTGTTCTCATTTTATCAAAATCCAAAGACAACCAATATTCCTTTTCTTTACCACCAATTATTCTAATTTCGGAAACACCGCCAATCTGAGAAAGGAATGGTTTGATAGTATAATTGGCAATTTTCTTGAGTTCAATCGCCGACATTCCTTTTCCCTCCATAGCATAACCAATAACAGGAAGGATGGAAGGATTCATTTTTTCGACCGTAATTTGCGTATCAGGTGGAAGATCATTTTTTATTTGTTCGATTTGTTCTGCAATTCGGGTTTTTGCCAAATCAATGTCAGAATTCCAGTCCATAAAAGCCGATATTTCGCAACTTCCTCTACTTGTTGTACTACGAATATTTTGTAAATCAGGAACTTTTTTGATCACATTTTCTAGCGGTTTGGTAACCATAATCATCATTTTGTCGACAGGTTGTTGTCCTGCATCGGCTATGATTTTTATTTTAGGAAAAGTTATTTCTGGAAATAAACTCGTTTGCATTTTTGAATAAGCAAAAAAACCACCCAAAATAATTAGGAAGATAATAGTGCTTAAACCATGCTTATGTCGAACAAAAAAGTTTTTCATGTATAATTATTTTGCTATCACTTTAACCTGAATAGTATCTTCAACGCCATAATTCCCAGTAAGTAAAATTTTATCATCATGAGTCAAAATTGGCGAAACAATCTCCACTCTGTCTAGAGTTTCAATTCCTTTTTTGATTGGAATTTTTATGGCTGTCGATTCGTTGATCAATTCCATAATCCAAAAATCAGTTTCCGTTTCATCAGTCAAAACAGCAGCTTTTGGCAGCGAAATTGTTTTTGTATTTGAACTTTTATGAATCCTAACTTTTACAATCAAATTCTCGGGTATATTTTGTTTGGCATTAATTTTTAAAACCACATTTTGGGTTTGAGACGTGGCATCAACAGTTGGCATAAATTTTTGAACGCTTGCTTTTATTGATGAATTGTCTGGAAGCAACACTTCCAATTGGTTTCCGATAGCAATATATTTTTTTAATTCATAAGGTAAACTCAAAACTATAGCAAAGCTTTTGACATCATTTATTGTTACCAAAGCATCTCCATCCTGAACGTAATCTCCTTGCTGAACATTTACAGAAGTAACATAACCAGTTGTATTTGCTCTAACTTTTAGTGCTTCACCAAAATGTAAACTTGGGTCAATATTATTTACTGTATTTCCTAAAACTTTTGATTCTCTAGTTTTTATCGAAAATAGAACAGCTCCCTTTGAAACAAAATCATTGGTTGCAACATTTACAGAATTTAAATAACCAGTGGCGTTTGCTTTAATTACATTTTTTACCAAATAAGTAGCAGTTGCATTCAAATCAGTATAACTAACAATTGCCGTTGTATCAATCGTAGTTAAAGTAACTGGAATCTTTTTCTCAACTTCTTTTTCGGCTTGAGGTGTTTCTTTACATCCAATAAAAAAGGGGAGTATTAGGGTTAAAAGCAATGTTTTTTTTTTCATATTATTAGTCATTAAAACTCCAATAATTAATTTCATTAATAATTTGAAGTTTGTTGATGTAATTTTGAGTGATAGCACTTTTAATAGAAAGTAAATTCCCAACGGCAATAATATACTCGGTGATTTGTGCATCGCCAGTAACAAATAACTTTTTGTCGGCTTCTATTAGGGCATCAGCTATTTTGAGTTGTACTTGTAGTTGCTTTTCGACGTCATTAACTTGATTTAATTTCTGATTCAAAATCAATAGTTGTTGCCTAAATTGTTTGTTAAAATTGTTTTTGTAAGCCAAATTGGTAGCCAAAGCCGTTTCGTTTTTCTGATGTTGCAAACTGCGTTGATTGCCATCATAAATAGGAATTGATAATCCAGCGCCAACACTGAAGCCAAAATTTTTATATGGTTGATAATAAAGACTTGATAAATATCCCGCATCAGCAAGCAAAGAAATTGAGGGTTTGTAGGCATTGTCAATCAGTTTACTTTGGTTATCAATTTTTAGACTATCTACTTCAAATTGTTTTAAAAATATAGTTTTATCTGATGAAGTAATTGTTTTGAGTTCTACTTCAGGTTTTTTCAAATTCACAAAAGTAGTATCAGTTTCACCTGAAAGGTAGTTTAGCAAAGCTAAATCATTTTGGTATTGTTGTTTCAATTGCAACAGAGTCAATTCTTGTTGCTTTACTGCCGCATTAAAAATCAAATAATCGGTTTGTTTATAAATGGAATTTTGTGTCAACTTTTTTAGAATAGAAGTTTCATCTTTTAAAAGCGTTGCTATTTTTTGATTGTAGTCGATTTGATCTGAAGTTCCAAAAGCAGTTATATATTGAGAAATAATTGATTTGTTTAAATCCTTTGTGGCCACTTTTTGATTTAAAACCAAAGCATCCTTTATTATTTTAAATGTTTCTGATTGTGAATTGATTTGATTTTTACTCATTATGCGCTTATTCACACCCAATAATCCCGAAATAGACTGACCATTAGTTATTGCTTCGTCATAACCAACATGATTAATAATTGGAGCATACATAGCATTTAAATTCCCTGTAACCAATGGTTTTTGATTAGCACGAAACAACAAACTATCAATAGATGTAGCTTCGATTTGATTGTTATAATCTTTTAGTAATGGAGAATTCTTCTGTGCTTTCTCGAGGAAATAGTTTAAATTCTTTTCTTGGGAAAAGGACTTAAAAAAGCAGAGAAAAAGTATGGTTAAAAGCCTGAATGTCATTGTATAAAATTAATCAAAATTATAAACTATTGAGCAGTATTTTCAATAACTAAAACTGCAAAAGAATTGGGCTTAATTGTAGCTCTTGGATTAGGGATTTCTACTGTTGCTTCAGGTTTTGTTCCAAATTCAGCCGTCGGCGAATACAATTGATTTGTCGTTTTATTCAAAGTAATAGTTCGTGCCCCTTTTTGTGTTGCAATAGTCTCTACAACAGAAAATTTATCGGCGCTATATTCTTTTACAACCGTAATAGTTCCTTCACCATTAGAGCTAAAAGCAAGTTTCTTTTTAGCATCAAAAGCAACACCATCACAACCATCTCCAATAGGCAAAGTCGTTATGATTTTACCATTTAAAGCATTTACAACAATCATTAATTTATTACCACAGACAGAAAATAATCTATTTGTTTCTAAATCTAAAGCCAAACCTGATGGCTCGTCTCCTGGAGCAATACTCCATGTATTAACTACTGTTAATGTACTGGTATTTATTGTTTTTATTTGATTTTTATCTTCTATGTTTACATAAATTAACCCTTTAGTATTGGTGACTGAGAATTCCGGTTTTCCACCAAGCGGAATCGACTTTATTTCTTTATTGGTATTGGCATCAATGACTGTAGCATTTTTACTAGTTGCATTGTAGGTAAAGACTTTTTTAGAAAAAGAATCATATAAAATAGCGTCTGGTTTAACGCCACTAATTTTTACTTTTTCAATTAATTCAAAAGTCTTTAAATTGATTATGGTTACTGAATTGTCTTTTCCATTGCTAATAAACGCTTTATTTAAATCATTGGCAATCGCAATACCGTGTACTCCCTTAGTATCTGGAATTGTTGTAATAGTTACATCTGATTTTAAATCAATAACATTTACAACGTTACCGTGAGAAACAAATAAATGTTGATTTACTTCGTCAACAGCAAGATAATCCCAACCTTCATTTCCAATTATATTTATTTTTTTTGAAACTGAATAATTTTGCGAATTTGAATGTTGGATAAAAAAAACGAACAAGAATAAAAGGATAGTGTGTTTCATTTGTATTGTGTTTTATTAGATTTAAAATACAGTAACAAATTTAGTAGTGGATTCTGTAGGAAGTTTGAATTTTTAAAATTTTATACTAAAAACATGAAGGTTATTGTCAAAAGCATAATTGATTTGCCATTGGTTGAGTTCGGTTATTTTTTTTATAATGGCAAGACCAAGACCATTTCCTTGTGAGGAAGGATTTGTTTTGGAAAAGCGATTGAATAATTTGTCAATTACCATTAGTTTTGGTTGTCCAGTGTTCAAGAATGTCAACATGTTGTCTTCTATACGAATAATGATTTTTCCGTTCATTACATTGTGACGAATGGCATTCAAAAACAAGTTATTGATTAATACTTCTGTTAAAGAAGAATTTCCAGTAATGCTAAGCTCAGTATTGAATTCAGTAACAATGCTAAGGTTTTTTGCTTTGGCTTGTTCTGTAAAAAAGTCAAGGTGCTTATTTATAAAGTCATTTAAAATTATAATGTTCTTTTCAAGATAGTTTCCATTATCAATTTTTGAAAGCAATAAAAGATTTTTGTTGAGTC
The Flavobacterium sp. 5 DNA segment above includes these coding regions:
- a CDS encoding DUF1801 domain-containing protein yields the protein MENYNKEVTAYIDKMADFAKPILNRLREIIYSTCPDVQESIKWGTPHYSYKGDHLCMMGGFKQHCSFSLYKAELMKDKTIQDSVKAGKKFGYMDKLKDITELPNEKILVTYIREAMELNANSIAKPKPIKEKSTVEVTAPKAFLDALKNDKKATEIFESKSPSFRKNYIIWLADAKTEGTLQKRIDQSLEWIAEGKDRFWQSKK
- a CDS encoding helix-turn-helix transcriptional regulator, whose translation is MKVTDYKPKVILRPYIKTFRLIESGNEIINRVLPMTSLAISFRINGQISYISDNNCESLPSSTISGLRKSVRLINYSENTSAIIILFTETGISAFSKMPAHELFEKTVSLDNFFNQKEIHQIESLLFENQGIEQKISIIENFLLSKLEVKGRDDLITAAIDKINSTKGSLKITELAKSLYISNDAFEKRFRKTVGTTPKKYSTIVKLSSLAKQGDINLLERVFETGYYDQPHFNKDFKLFTGQSPTDFYKINSFW
- a CDS encoding helix-turn-helix transcriptional regulator, with translation MRRDIFQAIADPTRRAIITLIALQAMTPNAIAEHFDTTRQAVSKHLKILAECELVKQEQQGREIYYSLEIDKMKEIDKWLEQFKKIWETRFNQLDDLLLTIKNTKK
- a CDS encoding SRPBCC domain-containing protein, whose protein sequence is MNSNLQFDFLVDKEKNTITVRREFLADQQLVWDCYTKKELLDQWFAPKPLTTKTKVMDFSNGGQWHYAMIEPNGTEYWGLTTYLEIKPIEYYKALDAFCNEAGEINSDFPQAKWLVSFASKKENTVVETIVTYDSLQDLEAVIQMGMKDGLTSTLERLDDLLLTLK
- a CDS encoding SRPBCC domain-containing protein; protein product: MNTNLTFDFTVNKETNTVHVKKEFAAGLALVWDAYTKPELLDQWWGPKPWFTKTKSMEFIEGGRRLYAMCGPEGQEHWALADFTSISPKTNFKFLSGFCDKDGNINKEMPRSVWNIDFVDKENTTFVDIAIKHETLANLEQLLVMGFKEGFTIALNGLDKLFANT
- a CDS encoding DoxX family protein, giving the protein MKNKIFFVLSLLFGLLFINAGLNKFFYYMPMPANLPEKMQKAMAAFTEIGWIMPLTGAVEVLGGLLIIIPKTRALGAIMILPVMVGILLTNIVQDTSGLPFAAVLFIILISIMLQNKEKYSPLFK
- a CDS encoding phosphatase PAP2 family protein, with amino-acid sequence MKCLNLFGIFLFAQCVIAQNNVSDTIVLKDTVQNLKFNYKQLIIPTVLIGYGFIGLNSDQLKSFNSEVKEEVNEHIDEKVTIDDFMQYAPAASVYVLNACGDAGKNNLKDRSIILASSYLMMSVAVLALKDITKEERPDGSSNNSFPSGHTATAFAGAEFLWQEYKDKSIWYGVSGYIVATATGVFRVVNNRHWVTDVVAGAGIGILSTKVAYWIYPYVNRKIFTSNKTKENKVSSMIMPYYNGKQMGCGLVMQF